In Halobacteriovorax marinus SJ, the following proteins share a genomic window:
- the hemC gene encoding hydroxymethylbilane synthase — translation MSKKIYKIGTRGSLLAVTQCTQVKEELEKLTGDQFELEIIKTQGDLITDKPLWQLDGKDFFTKELDEALLTNKVDMVVHSYKDLGSERPQGIKLAAITKRHFAHDILFIKNETIKNLSNKKEFIVGTSSPRRIVNIEAQLSEYLPTDNIKVETKMLRGNVNTRIGKLVDGQYDAIVLALPGIERLAHSEKSLEELKVLLKDLNYMILPQSTFPSAASQGALAIECNEENTELYQKLQLIEDKVTVSEVSRERQAFNGYGGGCHLAVGVNVKRVGDNYIHSHRGKNEDKSISELRLESVSETFKGDKTNAFIGLPLEKVNGESHYIYDEFINKEQSSPISLNEKADFFATSNYCINQLENSRDSINNLWAAGTKTMKQLAKKGFWVNGTSDSLGHDELEILRQSKCIQVMNPKMSLNILTHRDSVSDIGKVIGCYERIETPMSDEYRRKLEQSEVFFWTSFNQYQRFCAQVPSIKDKFHCTGLGKTKQKFDENNIAAKAFIGIEDFKAWLKEE, via the coding sequence TTGTCTAAGAAAATTTACAAAATCGGTACCCGCGGAAGTTTATTAGCCGTCACACAGTGTACTCAAGTAAAAGAAGAGCTTGAGAAATTAACTGGCGATCAATTTGAATTAGAAATCATTAAGACTCAAGGGGATCTCATAACTGACAAACCTCTATGGCAACTTGATGGTAAAGACTTCTTCACCAAAGAATTAGATGAAGCGCTCCTTACAAATAAAGTTGATATGGTTGTTCACTCTTATAAAGATCTAGGAAGTGAGAGACCGCAAGGAATTAAGCTCGCGGCCATTACCAAGAGACACTTCGCTCACGATATTCTCTTTATTAAGAATGAAACAATTAAAAACCTTTCAAATAAGAAAGAGTTTATTGTTGGAACAAGCTCCCCTAGAAGAATTGTAAATATAGAAGCTCAGTTATCAGAGTACTTACCTACGGATAATATTAAAGTCGAAACTAAAATGTTACGCGGTAATGTGAATACAAGAATAGGTAAATTAGTTGATGGTCAATATGATGCCATTGTCTTAGCTCTACCAGGTATTGAGCGTCTCGCTCATAGTGAGAAATCTTTAGAAGAGCTTAAAGTCCTTTTAAAAGATCTCAACTATATGATTCTACCCCAGAGTACATTTCCAAGCGCTGCCTCCCAAGGGGCACTTGCTATCGAATGTAACGAAGAAAACACAGAACTTTATCAAAAGTTACAACTTATCGAAGACAAAGTTACCGTTAGCGAAGTTTCTAGAGAGAGACAAGCATTCAACGGTTACGGTGGAGGTTGTCACCTAGCAGTGGGTGTGAACGTTAAAAGAGTCGGAGATAATTATATTCACTCGCACCGAGGAAAGAATGAGGATAAGTCGATCTCAGAACTAAGACTAGAAAGTGTGAGCGAGACTTTTAAAGGCGATAAGACAAATGCTTTCATTGGTCTGCCTCTAGAGAAAGTAAATGGAGAGAGTCACTATATTTACGATGAGTTCATAAATAAAGAACAGAGCTCCCCTATTTCTTTAAATGAGAAAGCAGACTTCTTTGCAACTAGTAATTACTGTATCAATCAACTTGAAAATAGTAGAGATTCAATAAATAACCTATGGGCCGCTGGAACTAAGACAATGAAGCAACTTGCCAAGAAAGGCTTCTGGGTAAATGGGACGAGCGATTCACTAGGACATGACGAATTAGAAATTCTAAGACAATCAAAATGTATTCAAGTGATGAATCCTAAGATGTCTCTAAATATTTTAACTCATAGAGATTCTGTATCTGATATTGGAAAAGTGATTGGATGCTACGAGCGCATTGAAACTCCTATGAGCGATGAGTACCGTAGAAAGCTAGAACAAAGTGAAGTCTTCTTCTGGACTAGCTTTAACCAATACCAGAGGTTCTGTGCACAAGTTCCATCTATAAAAGATAAGTTTCATTGCACAGGCTTAGGAAAAACAAAGCAAAAATTTGATGAGAATAATATAGCGGCCAAAGCATTTATAGGGATAGAAGACTTTAAAGCTTGGCTTAAGGAAGAGTAA
- a CDS encoding glutamate-1-semialdehyde 2,1-aminomutase: MTTQNELFEKSKDLVPGGVHSPVRSFKGLHTTPRFIKKAHGAFIEDVDGKDYIDFCMSFGPLVLGHKDSDVEKSLVDALSRGWSYGTCEPYSLDLASFLLSKIDFVDQIRFVNSGTEAVMTALRLARGATKKDKIIKFNGCYHGHTDSMLIKAGSGLAGTSEASSAGVPEGISKDTLILELGNTEEVIQCFKDHPGEIAAIIIEPLPANNGLLIQEKSFLEFLRKITKDNDALLIFDEVISGFRVAFGGMAELTGITPDIVTYGKIIGGGLPVGAIAAKKEIMDNLAPVGSVYQAGTLSANPLAMVGGLETLKKMTPKAYEEINANTTKIINVFNKWLKEYNDGEFSHYSLTSHSSLFWIVAAEGVNCMDKIPADITEKFNPLFETLLEKGIYLSPNAYEVGFVSLAHNDEVIGELEKRLWN, encoded by the coding sequence ATGACGACACAGAACGAATTATTTGAAAAATCTAAAGACTTAGTACCTGGTGGAGTACATTCACCAGTGAGAAGTTTTAAAGGCCTCCATACAACACCAAGATTTATTAAAAAGGCCCACGGTGCATTTATAGAAGATGTTGATGGCAAGGACTATATCGATTTCTGTATGAGCTTTGGACCACTCGTTCTAGGACATAAAGACAGTGATGTTGAGAAGTCTCTAGTAGACGCTCTCTCTAGGGGTTGGAGTTACGGTACATGTGAACCCTACTCTCTGGATCTAGCGAGCTTTCTACTTTCAAAGATTGACTTCGTTGATCAAATTCGTTTTGTAAATTCTGGGACAGAAGCAGTAATGACGGCCCTTAGACTTGCAAGAGGAGCAACGAAGAAAGATAAGATCATTAAATTCAATGGCTGCTATCACGGTCACACTGATAGTATGCTTATTAAAGCAGGATCAGGTCTAGCTGGAACAAGTGAAGCCTCAAGCGCTGGAGTTCCGGAGGGAATCTCTAAAGATACTCTTATTCTAGAACTAGGAAATACTGAAGAAGTGATTCAATGCTTTAAAGATCACCCAGGGGAAATTGCAGCGATTATTATTGAGCCTCTACCAGCGAATAATGGTCTGCTAATTCAAGAGAAATCATTCCTAGAATTTCTAAGAAAAATCACTAAAGATAATGACGCTCTTTTAATCTTTGATGAAGTCATCTCTGGTTTTAGAGTTGCCTTTGGTGGGATGGCCGAGTTAACGGGAATAACTCCTGATATCGTGACTTACGGAAAAATTATTGGCGGTGGTCTTCCAGTAGGCGCCATTGCTGCAAAGAAAGAGATCATGGATAACCTGGCTCCAGTTGGTAGTGTATATCAGGCGGGAACTTTAAGTGCCAATCCTCTCGCGATGGTTGGTGGACTTGAGACATTAAAGAAAATGACTCCTAAGGCCTATGAAGAGATTAATGCTAATACTACAAAAATTATTAATGTCTTTAACAAGTGGTTAAAAGAATATAATGACGGAGAATTCTCTCATTACTCTTTGACGTCACATAGCTCACTCTTTTGGATTGTTGCTGCCGAGGGAGTCAATTGTATGGATAAAATTCCAGCAGATATTACAGAGAAATTTAACCCACTCTTTGAAACACTCCTAGAGAAGGGTATCTACCTCTCACCTAATGCCTACGAAGTTGGTTTTGTTAGTCTCGCCCATAATGATGAAGTTATTGGCGAATTAGAGAAGAGGCTTTGGAATTAA
- a CDS encoding sensor histidine kinase codes for MKKNRSLIILTTLLIGTTLALAMWWTYLLYVFGDKLDQLTESMPNIGLGGNIIRMLKWEASTFIVLILLLTISFLVIFFKDHRKTKALQNFFASLTHELKTPLASIRLQSEVITDVAESLKSEQLTKLTNRLIEDTANLETQMDKILQLSRLERGGTLNLVPVNLSTVLNKVIKNYRDQFEITLNNSLDFEILGDELAIELIFKNLLENTKNHTNSKTIDIQMTESEENITLNYKDYGKFNGDRSRLGNIFYKYDSKKGSGIGLYLIKKFMLLMEGLLILGGDESLEISLKFKRVHS; via the coding sequence TTGAAAAAAAATAGAAGCCTCATCATATTAACCACTCTACTTATAGGGACGACTTTGGCCTTGGCCATGTGGTGGACTTATTTACTCTATGTCTTTGGAGATAAATTAGATCAACTAACTGAGAGTATGCCCAATATAGGTTTAGGTGGTAATATTATACGAATGCTCAAATGGGAGGCCTCAACATTTATTGTTCTTATTCTCCTCCTCACGATAAGCTTTCTCGTAATCTTCTTTAAAGATCACAGAAAGACCAAAGCTTTACAAAACTTCTTTGCCAGTCTAACTCATGAGCTAAAGACTCCTCTGGCCAGCATTAGGTTACAGTCTGAAGTCATTACCGATGTGGCCGAGAGCTTAAAAAGTGAACAACTCACTAAGCTTACGAATCGACTGATTGAGGACACGGCCAACTTAGAAACACAGATGGATAAAATCCTACAGCTCTCAAGATTAGAAAGAGGAGGAACCCTCAATCTTGTCCCTGTAAATTTATCAACCGTCCTAAATAAAGTGATAAAGAACTACCGAGATCAATTTGAGATCACACTAAATAACTCATTAGATTTTGAAATACTCGGTGATGAACTCGCTATTGAACTCATCTTCAAAAACTTACTTGAAAACACAAAGAACCATACCAACTCTAAAACTATTGATATCCAAATGACAGAGAGTGAAGAAAATATCACTCTAAACTATAAGGACTATGGAAAGTTTAATGGAGATAGATCTAGACTTGGAAATATCTTCTACAAGTACGACAGTAAAAAAGGAAGTGGTATTGGACTCTACCTCATAAAGAAATTCATGCTCCTTATGGAAGGATTATTGATTTTAGGTGGTGATGAGTCCCTAGAAATTTCACTTAAATTTAAGAGAGTTCACTCATGA
- a CDS encoding response regulator transcription factor, with amino-acid sequence MINGKILIVEDEKNLGITLQEYLSGLGHNCRLATDVKSAKEIFSDFSPKIILMDIGLPDGNGLDLAREFRASRKDFVLLFLSAQNDPETRVEGLEIGAEDYITKPFALKELVLRLNRILEHQESLVSFADEIQVGDLKIWFKKFEIENALGETIPMSQKECSILELLMANESKATTREEIIEKIWGEDKFPSNRTVDNYIVSLRKWCETSKQNAIEIKSIRGIGYKLICNSKVIER; translated from the coding sequence ATGATAAATGGTAAGATTCTAATAGTAGAAGATGAGAAAAATCTTGGTATTACGCTGCAAGAATATTTGAGTGGACTAGGTCACAACTGTAGACTCGCCACAGATGTTAAAAGCGCAAAAGAAATCTTTAGTGACTTCTCCCCTAAAATCATACTCATGGACATAGGACTTCCCGATGGGAATGGTCTAGATCTAGCAAGAGAGTTTCGTGCGAGTAGAAAAGACTTTGTTCTTCTCTTTCTCTCTGCCCAGAACGATCCAGAAACGAGAGTTGAAGGACTAGAGATAGGAGCAGAGGACTACATTACAAAACCTTTCGCCCTAAAAGAATTGGTTCTAAGACTAAATAGAATCCTAGAGCATCAAGAAAGCCTAGTGAGCTTTGCAGACGAAATTCAGGTTGGAGATCTCAAAATTTGGTTTAAGAAGTTTGAGATTGAAAATGCACTTGGTGAAACAATACCGATGTCACAGAAAGAGTGCTCTATTTTAGAATTACTTATGGCCAATGAATCAAAGGCAACAACAAGAGAAGAAATAATAGAAAAAATATGGGGAGAAGATAAGTTCCCTTCAAATAGAACAGTTGATAATTATATTGTTTCGCTAAGAAAGTGGTGTGAGACATCAAAGCAAAATGCAATTGAAATAAAAAGTATTAGAGGAATTGGCTATAAATTAATATGCAATTCTAAAGTTATAGAACGATAA
- a CDS encoding uroporphyrinogen decarboxylase family protein, translating to MGLFNDRTQRDGKTGVPVWFMRQAGRYHSHYQNIKKNSDFMTMCKTPALANEITHGPIDDFKFDAAILFSDLLFPLEQMGMGLVYNPGPILDKRINTLDDLKQLELKASAREFYNFQKEACTLLRSSLDKSKTLLGFVGAPFTLYSYAVEGSHAGNLTSSKLGLYDGRFHGFLEKLIPELVENMCIQAEGGADAMCLFDTAVGELHFNDFKKYIIPALKSVTKAFRERHPDKKVIYYSKLTHMEYLREIQDDNIDVLGIDWRMNLSNALSELGNDYYIQGNFDPSWLHLPWEHVESNLNEMWQGLQDKNLPLDKWICGLGHGVLQHTPESNVRNAVEYIHNNFLY from the coding sequence ATGGGTTTATTTAACGACAGAACACAAAGAGACGGAAAAACAGGTGTACCTGTATGGTTCATGAGACAAGCTGGGAGATACCACTCTCATTACCAAAACATAAAGAAGAATTCAGACTTTATGACTATGTGTAAAACTCCCGCATTAGCGAACGAAATCACTCATGGCCCAATCGATGATTTTAAATTTGATGCAGCAATTCTCTTCTCAGACCTATTATTCCCTCTAGAGCAAATGGGAATGGGCCTCGTTTATAATCCAGGACCAATCCTTGATAAGAGAATCAACACATTGGATGATTTAAAACAACTGGAGCTAAAAGCTAGTGCTAGAGAGTTTTATAACTTTCAAAAAGAAGCATGTACCCTACTGAGAAGCTCACTTGATAAGAGTAAAACTCTACTCGGATTTGTAGGTGCACCTTTTACACTTTACTCCTATGCAGTGGAAGGAAGTCATGCAGGTAACTTAACGAGCTCAAAACTAGGTCTCTATGACGGACGTTTTCATGGATTCTTAGAAAAACTTATTCCGGAATTAGTTGAGAATATGTGTATCCAAGCAGAGGGTGGAGCTGATGCCATGTGCCTCTTTGATACAGCAGTGGGAGAACTACACTTCAATGATTTTAAGAAATATATAATTCCTGCACTAAAGTCTGTAACAAAGGCCTTTAGAGAAAGACATCCTGATAAGAAAGTCATCTATTACTCCAAACTGACTCATATGGAGTATCTAAGAGAGATTCAGGACGACAATATTGATGTTCTAGGAATTGATTGGAGAATGAATCTATCAAATGCTCTAAGTGAACTTGGAAATGATTACTATATTCAAGGAAATTTCGACCCAAGTTGGTTACATCTTCCTTGGGAACATGTGGAGTCTAATCTTAATGAAATGTGGCAGGGCCTACAAGATAAGAACCTACCACTTGATAAGTGGATCTGTGGTCTGGGTCATGGAGTTCTACAACACACACCTGAGAGTAATGTTAGAAATGCGGTAGAGTATATCCACAATAACTTTCTTTATTAA
- a CDS encoding coproporphyrinogen-III oxidase family protein: protein MSKELKDLLLNLHTRGRRYSYYPSLPDWNGDYDKVEIIKSLSLKKINLYIHIPFCASLCTFCGCNIKVTRSSDQFQSYIEKILEEWKLYKEEYPQIELASIYLGGGTPTYLTLDNIKYLIDNILEGTKCDQTFFGTIETDPRLLQVEKLKYLSSVGFNALSIGVQDTNTETLANVNRHQSFDQVRALVNCARENGFSEINLDLIYGLPFQTLKSFEKSLNDVLTLKPERIANYPLAKVPWQMDLQNALGIYRPLGTEDMYDLYIHSDEILKSNGHRLLGMGHYSNQEKHYNRNITGYTSALNAPLIALGTSSISNTDQYLFQNDKILEKYHQYPNRIVTSHKKKKNEVILESIFQDINCNGTFSLLDLHNHHTVNSNEQKSETLIRHMNMLIEYKILEHKNDVYKITELGKHFNKTICQSIEKAHSSPQN from the coding sequence ATGTCCAAAGAACTTAAAGATTTACTACTTAATTTACACACCAGAGGAAGGAGGTATAGTTACTATCCCTCTCTTCCTGACTGGAATGGAGATTATGATAAAGTAGAAATCATTAAGTCTCTAAGCTTAAAAAAAATAAATCTCTATATACACATTCCCTTTTGTGCATCACTCTGCACCTTCTGTGGCTGTAATATAAAAGTCACAAGAAGTAGTGATCAGTTTCAAAGCTATATAGAAAAAATTCTTGAAGAGTGGAAACTCTATAAAGAAGAGTATCCACAAATTGAATTGGCATCTATTTATCTGGGAGGAGGAACACCAACTTATCTGACTCTAGATAATATCAAGTATCTTATCGACAATATTCTAGAGGGAACAAAGTGTGATCAAACTTTTTTTGGAACAATAGAGACTGATCCGCGCCTTCTTCAAGTTGAGAAGTTAAAATATTTGAGTAGTGTGGGCTTTAATGCACTTAGCATTGGTGTTCAAGACACAAATACAGAGACATTAGCGAATGTGAATAGACACCAGAGTTTTGATCAAGTTAGAGCACTTGTAAATTGTGCAAGAGAGAATGGTTTTTCAGAGATTAACTTAGACCTTATCTACGGTCTTCCCTTTCAAACACTCAAGAGTTTTGAAAAGTCATTAAACGATGTTCTAACTTTGAAACCGGAGCGTATCGCTAATTACCCTTTAGCTAAAGTACCTTGGCAAATGGACTTACAGAATGCTCTTGGAATATATCGCCCACTAGGAACTGAGGATATGTATGACCTTTATATTCATAGTGACGAGATTCTAAAAAGTAATGGCCACAGACTTCTGGGAATGGGTCACTATAGTAATCAAGAAAAGCATTATAATAGAAATATAACGGGCTATACTAGCGCTCTCAATGCTCCACTTATAGCACTAGGAACTTCATCAATTTCAAATACAGATCAATATCTTTTTCAAAATGATAAAATTCTAGAGAAGTATCATCAGTATCCAAATAGAATAGTCACTTCTCACAAAAAGAAAAAAAATGAAGTTATACTAGAGTCCATCTTTCAAGACATCAATTGTAATGGGACTTTTTCACTCTTAGATCTTCACAATCACCACACTGTAAATAGTAATGAACAAAAGAGTGAAACCCTAATAAGACATATGAATATGCTCATTGAATATAAGATTCTCGAGCACAAGAACGACGTTTATAAGATTACTGAACTAGGAAAACATTTCAATAAAACTATATGTCAGAGCATTGAAAAGGCCCACTCTTCGCCGCAAAATTAA
- a CDS encoding DUF4286 family protein — MIEYEVTIDITDTDMEAYKLWLEEYCQQVLELEGFIDIRPSITKVLERYYACIRYIVKDKKVLQEFIKNKEKNFSKVEKSIKKRILEEGDV, encoded by the coding sequence ATGATTGAATACGAAGTCACAATAGATATTACTGATACAGACATGGAAGCTTATAAACTATGGCTAGAAGAATACTGCCAACAAGTCTTAGAACTTGAAGGCTTCATAGATATAAGGCCATCAATTACCAAGGTTCTAGAGAGATATTATGCTTGTATCCGATATATCGTAAAAGATAAGAAAGTCTTACAAGAGTTTATTAAGAATAAAGAAAAGAACTTTTCTAAAGTGGAGAAATCTATAAAGAAGAGAATCCTAGAAGAGGGAGACGTTTAG
- a CDS encoding YihY/virulence factor BrkB family protein, giving the protein MAKAKSLSDYSLKLEKKSYDLTKSVLLRLVQGLVLFKRRKGEVIAGASTFFTLLSFAPALLLFINMVGLIIADNAGARDYVMRVVLESFPKVDSWIYNGIESVVNSQLHDSGLDFLKVAFLIFASMGISTSIVFGINILSKVDPDGGLLEDDLRSFFTGIGITIYMVLLVCVGHKGPVQEILQSFSWGRGFVILFDNSFISSILSLLFFSLFYKYCPSIKVATKDAFRGGATFVLCFLIGRSTYWIYVKYFKDDLVADYGQFTNFMIALIWIYFLMSCFYYGASVAYAGKEKIIPPNIKAKFKKKKKR; this is encoded by the coding sequence ATGGCAAAAGCAAAGTCTCTAAGCGATTATTCGCTCAAATTAGAGAAGAAAAGTTATGACTTAACAAAGTCTGTTCTCCTTAGGTTAGTTCAGGGCCTTGTACTCTTTAAAAGACGAAAAGGAGAGGTCATAGCTGGCGCTTCAACATTCTTTACTCTTCTAAGTTTTGCACCCGCTCTTTTACTATTTATAAATATGGTTGGTCTCATTATCGCAGACAATGCTGGGGCGAGAGATTATGTAATGAGAGTTGTGTTAGAGTCTTTTCCTAAAGTCGACTCTTGGATTTATAACGGAATTGAGAGCGTTGTAAATTCTCAGCTTCACGACAGTGGCTTAGATTTTCTTAAAGTGGCCTTTCTTATTTTTGCATCAATGGGAATTTCGACTTCCATCGTTTTTGGAATTAATATTCTATCCAAAGTTGATCCTGACGGAGGTCTCTTAGAGGACGATCTTCGTTCGTTCTTTACAGGAATTGGAATAACTATTTATATGGTTTTATTGGTCTGTGTTGGACATAAAGGACCAGTTCAAGAGATCCTTCAAAGTTTTAGTTGGGGGAGAGGTTTTGTTATTCTCTTTGATAATAGTTTCATCAGCTCGATCCTCTCTCTCTTATTCTTTAGTCTATTTTATAAGTATTGCCCATCAATTAAAGTTGCTACTAAAGATGCCTTTAGAGGTGGGGCAACATTTGTCTTATGCTTTCTGATTGGTCGCAGTACTTATTGGATCTATGTAAAGTACTTCAAAGATGATCTTGTGGCCGATTATGGGCAGTTCACAAATTTTATGATCGCCCTTATTTGGATCTATTTCTTGATGAGTTGTTTCTACTATGGCGCCAGTGTTGCTTATGCTGGTAAAGAGAAAATCATTCCACCTAATATTAAAGCTAAATTCAAAAAGAAGAAGAAAAGGTAA
- a CDS encoding enoyl-ACP reductase FabI, translating into MNLLQGKKALILGVANERSIAWGIARALKAQGADIGMTYLNDALKKRVEPLATEIGADFLTELDVTVDAHYDQLKETVEKEWGKFDILIHSLAFADKEDLKKRFSDTSREGFKMACDISAFSLIGLCNSLRGIMNEGASVVALTYHGSVKVLNGYNVMGVAKAALESSVRYLADDLGPEGIRVNSISAGPIRTLAASGVPGLKGFLKDVEEKAPLRRNVTTEDVGGAAVFLSSSLGNGVTGEILYVDSGLNIMGA; encoded by the coding sequence ATGAATTTACTACAAGGAAAGAAGGCCCTCATTCTTGGTGTGGCCAATGAAAGATCAATTGCGTGGGGAATTGCTAGGGCCCTTAAAGCACAAGGTGCAGATATTGGAATGACTTATCTAAACGATGCACTCAAGAAAAGAGTTGAACCTCTAGCTACAGAAATTGGTGCAGACTTTCTTACTGAGTTAGATGTGACAGTTGACGCTCACTATGATCAGTTAAAAGAGACTGTAGAAAAAGAGTGGGGAAAATTTGATATCCTTATCCACTCTCTTGCCTTTGCTGACAAAGAAGATCTTAAGAAGAGATTCTCTGACACTTCTAGAGAAGGTTTTAAAATGGCCTGTGATATTTCAGCATTCTCTCTAATTGGACTTTGTAATAGTCTAAGAGGAATTATGAATGAAGGAGCGTCTGTTGTTGCCCTAACTTACCATGGATCAGTAAAAGTTCTAAACGGATATAATGTTATGGGTGTTGCAAAAGCGGCCCTTGAATCTAGTGTTCGCTACCTGGCAGATGATCTAGGACCAGAAGGAATTAGAGTTAATTCAATTTCTGCTGGGCCAATCAGAACTCTTGCCGCGAGTGGTGTTCCTGGTCTAAAAGGATTCTTAAAAGATGTTGAGGAAAAAGCTCCACTAAGAAGAAATGTTACAACTGAAGATGTAGGCGGAGCAGCTGTCTTCTTATCTAGTTCTCTAGGTAATGGTGTGACTGGTGAGATCCTCTACGTCGATAGTGGACTCAATATAATGGGTGCCTAA
- a CDS encoding response regulator transcription factor, producing MSKKVLIVEDEKHLAEGLKLNLTLQNYTVEHADNGILALQKWREWSPDLILLDIMMPGLDGISVLEEIRKEDQKIPILILSAKDGTGDKVKALSKGVDDYLAKPFDLEELLLRVERLLLRSNWSNPDKEDNEQEDYFCAESFSFSNIDIDFIKLQANVGTKVIQLTEQEVKLLQVFIAHQEIPLSRKELLEKAWGYDGETSTRTVDNFIVRFRKYFEKDPKNPVIFKSLRSVGYVFSP from the coding sequence ATGAGCAAGAAAGTTTTAATTGTTGAAGATGAAAAACACTTAGCAGAGGGACTAAAACTTAACCTCACTTTGCAAAATTATACAGTAGAGCATGCAGACAATGGAATTCTCGCCTTACAGAAGTGGAGAGAGTGGTCACCAGATCTTATTCTCTTGGACATTATGATGCCTGGCCTTGATGGAATTAGCGTTTTAGAAGAGATCAGAAAGGAAGATCAAAAGATCCCTATTCTCATCCTCTCTGCTAAAGACGGTACAGGTGATAAAGTGAAGGCCTTATCAAAAGGAGTCGACGACTACCTCGCTAAGCCCTTTGACTTAGAGGAATTACTTCTAAGAGTAGAGCGTTTACTACTGCGTTCAAATTGGTCAAATCCTGACAAAGAAGACAACGAGCAAGAAGATTATTTCTGTGCTGAGAGTTTTAGTTTTTCTAATATAGATATTGATTTCATCAAACTCCAAGCAAATGTAGGGACAAAAGTGATACAGCTCACAGAGCAAGAGGTTAAACTACTTCAAGTCTTCATTGCTCACCAAGAAATACCACTTTCAAGGAAAGAGCTTCTTGAGAAGGCGTGGGGTTATGATGGTGAGACATCTACTCGAACTGTTGATAACTTCATCGTGCGCTTTAGAAAGTACTTTGAAAAAGATCCAAAAAATCCCGTTATATTTAAGTCACTTAGGTCAGTTGGCTATGTCTTTTCACCGTAG
- a CDS encoding sensor histidine kinase, translated as MSDSVRLFVEKNKVDASQFLATDTWVTILITSILVAIILAGTIIIFVYYQKIIQLYRMQQNFINGFTHELKTPVASIRLFLDTFKKHELSREDQLKYIDFMIRDADRLADNVGQILNLGKIEDRSFNMNNSRVELFELASEFLEKNPHLFESIEINIKKIDHVEYFSFIDTALMEMVFMNIITNAIRYNDSNRPQLNIEFNSLGKKMSISFIDNGMGIKKSEQRNVFKKFYQVGKSTKGSGLGLYLSSQILKLQKGSIEVESRGEGQGSTFTIILPREIES; from the coding sequence GTGAGTGATAGTGTAAGACTCTTTGTTGAGAAGAATAAAGTCGATGCCTCGCAGTTCTTGGCCACTGATACATGGGTGACGATTTTAATTACTTCAATTCTTGTTGCCATTATTTTAGCGGGAACAATTATCATCTTTGTTTATTATCAGAAGATTATTCAACTCTATAGAATGCAGCAAAACTTCATCAATGGCTTCACTCATGAGCTTAAAACTCCTGTGGCCTCTATTAGACTCTTTTTAGATACGTTTAAAAAACATGAACTCTCAAGAGAGGATCAATTAAAGTATATCGACTTTATGATTAGAGATGCCGATCGCCTGGCCGATAATGTTGGCCAAATCCTTAATCTTGGAAAAATTGAAGATCGCAGTTTCAATATGAATAACTCAAGGGTTGAGCTCTTTGAGCTTGCAAGTGAATTCCTAGAAAAGAATCCTCACTTATTTGAGAGTATTGAAATAAATATTAAGAAGATCGACCACGTAGAGTATTTCTCTTTCATTGATACCGCTCTCATGGAGATGGTATTTATGAATATTATTACAAATGCTATTCGCTATAATGATTCCAATCGCCCTCAACTTAATATCGAATTCAATTCACTTGGAAAGAAAATGAGTATTAGTTTTATTGACAATGGAATGGGTATTAAGAAGAGTGAACAGCGAAATGTTTTTAAGAAATTCTATCAAGTTGGTAAGTCGACAAAGGGAAGTGGTCTTGGTCTCTATCTTTCAAGTCAGATCTTAAAGTTACAAAAAGGATCTATAGAAGTTGAAAGTAGAGGTGAGGGACAAGGTTCCACATTTACGATTATTTTACCGAGAGAAATTGAATCATGA